One genomic region from Pseudomonas sp. R5-89-07 encodes:
- a CDS encoding fatty acid--CoA ligase, with the protein MLQTRVIPPAEGAYQYPLLIKRLLMSGTRYEKTQEIVYRDKLRYTYPTLIERVARLANVLTEAGVKAGDTVAVMDWDSHRYLECMFAIPMIGAVIHTINVRLSPEQILYTMNHADDRFVLVNSEFVGLYQAIAGQLTSVDKTLLITDGDSKTADLPNLVGEYETLLAAASPKYDFEDFDENSVATTFYTTGTTGNPKGVYFTHRQLVLHTIGVATIMGSVDSVRLLGTNDVYMPITPMFHVHAWGLPYVATMLGLKQVYPGRYDPEYLVELWRKENVTFSHCVPTILQMVLNAKAAQGVDFGGWKIVIGGSALNRSLYEAAKARGIQLTAAYGMSETGPLVSCAHLNAELMAGSEDERTTYRIKAGVPGPLVEAAIMDTDGNFLPADGESQGELVLRAPWLTEGYYNEPQKGAELWAGGWMHTGDVATLDAFGVIDIRDRIKDVIKTGGEWISSLALEDLVSRHPAVREVAVVGIADPQWGERPFALLVLRDGHVIGARELKEHLKPFVELGHLSKWAIPSQIAVVTEIPKTSVGKLDKKRIRIDIIEWQANNSTFLSTL; encoded by the coding sequence ATGTTGCAGACCCGTGTCATCCCACCCGCCGAAGGCGCTTACCAATACCCGCTGTTGATCAAGCGCCTGTTGATGTCCGGAACCCGTTACGAAAAGACCCAGGAAATCGTCTACCGCGACAAACTGCGCTACACCTACCCGACCCTGATCGAGCGCGTTGCGCGCCTGGCCAATGTGCTGACCGAAGCCGGGGTCAAGGCCGGCGACACGGTGGCGGTGATGGACTGGGACAGCCACCGTTACCTGGAGTGCATGTTCGCCATTCCGATGATCGGTGCGGTGATCCACACCATCAACGTGCGCCTGTCGCCTGAACAGATCCTCTACACCATGAACCACGCCGACGACCGCTTCGTGTTGGTCAACAGCGAGTTCGTGGGGCTTTACCAGGCCATCGCCGGGCAACTTACCAGCGTCGACAAGACCTTGCTGATCACCGACGGCGACAGCAAGACCGCCGACCTGCCCAACCTGGTGGGCGAGTACGAAACCCTGCTGGCTGCCGCGAGCCCGAAGTACGACTTCGAGGATTTCGACGAAAACTCCGTCGCCACCACGTTCTACACCACCGGCACCACCGGCAACCCCAAGGGCGTGTATTTCACCCACCGCCAACTGGTGCTGCACACCATCGGCGTGGCGACCATCATGGGCAGCGTCGACAGCGTGCGTTTGCTCGGTACCAACGACGTGTACATGCCGATCACGCCGATGTTTCATGTGCATGCCTGGGGCCTGCCGTATGTGGCGACCATGCTCGGCCTCAAACAGGTCTACCCCGGTCGGTACGACCCGGAATACCTGGTGGAGCTGTGGCGCAAGGAAAATGTCACCTTTTCTCACTGTGTGCCGACCATCCTGCAAATGGTGCTCAACGCCAAGGCGGCGCAGGGCGTGGATTTCGGCGGGTGGAAAATCGTCATCGGCGGCAGCGCGCTCAACCGTTCGCTGTACGAAGCCGCCAAGGCCCGTGGCATTCAATTGACCGCCGCATACGGCATGTCCGAGACCGGGCCGCTGGTGTCCTGTGCCCATCTCAATGCCGAGCTGATGGCCGGCAGCGAGGACGAACGCACCACCTATCGCATCAAGGCCGGTGTGCCCGGGCCTTTGGTGGAGGCGGCGATCATGGACACCGATGGCAACTTTTTGCCTGCCGACGGCGAATCCCAGGGCGAGCTGGTATTGCGCGCACCCTGGCTCACCGAGGGCTATTACAACGAGCCGCAAAAGGGCGCCGAGCTGTGGGCCGGGGGCTGGATGCACACCGGTGATGTCGCCACCCTGGACGCGTTCGGTGTGATCGATATCCGCGACCGTATCAAGGATGTGATCAAGACCGGTGGCGAGTGGATTTCTTCCCTGGCCCTGGAAGACCTGGTCAGTCGTCACCCGGCGGTACGCGAAGTAGCGGTGGTGGGGATTGCCGATCCGCAGTGGGGCGAGCGTCCGTTTGCCCTGTTGGTATTGCGTGATGGCCATGTGATAGGCGCCCGCGAGCTCAAGGAGCACCTCAAGCCGTTCGTTGAATTGGGCCACTTGAGCAAGTGGGCGATTCCGAGCCAGATCGCTGTTGTTACTGAAATTCCCAAGACCAGCGTCGGCAAGCTCGACAAAAAACGTATCCGCATCGACATCATCGAATGGCAGGCCAACAACAGTACGTTCCTGTCGACCCTCTGA
- a CDS encoding class I SAM-dependent methyltransferase translates to MDPRSEVLLRQAELFQGNLLLVGLPADDLLGRLPNAHGWCWHAGDQAVLEARFPERSEFGVTVPERAFDAAVIFLPKSKDLTDYLLNAVAARLPGAELFLVGEKKAGIESAAKQMIPFGKPRKLDNARHCQLWQVTVDNAPQARELGSLAQTFEVPLVDGPLKVVSLPGVFSHGRLDRGTELLLEHLDKLPSGHLLDFGCGAGVLGAAVKRRYPHNTVTMLDVDAFAAASSRLTLAANGLEAEVLTGDGIDAAPMGLNAILSNPPFHVGVHTDYFATENLLRKAGKHLAKGGELRLVANSFLKYQPLIEEHLGICAVKAEGNGFRIYRAKRP, encoded by the coding sequence ATGGATCCGCGCAGTGAAGTACTGCTTCGCCAGGCCGAACTTTTTCAAGGCAACCTGCTGCTGGTCGGTTTGCCGGCCGACGATTTGCTAGGGCGCCTGCCCAACGCCCACGGCTGGTGCTGGCATGCTGGCGATCAGGCGGTGCTTGAGGCACGCTTTCCCGAGCGCAGCGAGTTCGGTGTGACTGTGCCTGAGCGCGCATTCGATGCGGCGGTGATTTTCCTGCCCAAGTCCAAAGACCTCACCGACTACCTGCTCAACGCCGTGGCCGCACGCCTGCCCGGCGCCGAGCTGTTCCTGGTGGGCGAGAAAAAAGCCGGCATCGAAAGCGCCGCCAAACAGATGATCCCCTTCGGCAAACCGCGCAAGCTGGATAACGCACGGCATTGTCAGCTCTGGCAGGTCACCGTGGACAACGCGCCGCAAGCGCGCGAACTGGGCAGCCTGGCGCAGACCTTCGAGGTACCGCTGGTAGATGGGCCACTGAAGGTAGTCAGCCTGCCGGGCGTGTTCAGCCATGGTCGTCTGGACCGTGGTACCGAACTGTTGCTGGAGCACCTGGACAAGCTGCCCAGCGGGCATTTGCTCGACTTCGGTTGCGGCGCCGGCGTTCTGGGCGCCGCGGTGAAACGTCGCTACCCGCATAACACCGTAACGATGCTCGATGTGGACGCCTTCGCCGCCGCCAGCAGCCGCCTGACCCTGGCCGCCAATGGCCTGGAAGCCGAGGTGTTGACCGGTGACGGCATCGACGCCGCACCGATGGGTTTGAACGCGATCCTGAGCAACCCGCCGTTCCATGTCGGGGTGCACACCGATTACTTCGCCACGGAAAACCTGCTGCGAAAAGCGGGCAAACATCTGGCAAAAGGTGGCGAATTGCGCCTTGTCGCGAATAGCTTCCTGAAGTATCAGCCGCTGATCGAAGAGCACTTGGGCATCTGCGCCGTGAAGGCCGAAGGCAACGGTTTTCGCATCTACCGGGCCAAGCGCCCCTGA
- a CDS encoding DUF1302 domain-containing protein → MTSVNQFWRRARLPLAVSLASTLAGPAFGVSFNIGEIEGSFDSSLSVGASWSTSKANRDLIGANNGGKGLSQTSDDGHLNFKRGETFSKIFKGIHDLELKYGDTGVFVRGKYWYDFELKDESRPFKDISDNNRKEGAKSSGGQILDAFVYHNYSIADAPGSVRFGKQVVSWGESTFIGGGINSINPIDVSAFRRPGAEIKEGLIPVNMFYVSQTLTDNLSAEAFYQLEWDQTVTDNCGTFFSQPDVISDGCSNNLRVLNKRSTIPAAALPTLGALGVDVNSEGVLVRRGPDRDARDSGQFGVAMHYNFEPLDTEFGAYFMNYHSRAPIFSAQGAPSAAYTRPLGPLGALRPLIVAGSSNYFVEYPEDIRLYGLSFSTTLPTGTAWSGELSYRPNAPVQLSTTDILFAGVTPIPGFGNASVLKGTPGQDLHGYNRKEVTQFQTTFTHFFDQVMGASRLTTVGEIGVTHVGGLESKSQARYGRDPVFGPGTLPGGFCNALNNSTANGAGLPNAAGLNTNCNNDGYTTATSWGYRARAIWEYPDVFAGVNLKPNVAWSHDVKGYSPGPGGNFEEGRKAVSLGLDAEYQNTYTASLAYTNFFGGKFSTVDDRDFVALSFGANF, encoded by the coding sequence ATGACCTCAGTAAACCAGTTCTGGCGCCGGGCACGATTGCCTTTGGCCGTCAGTCTCGCTTCTACGCTCGCCGGGCCCGCATTCGGCGTCAGTTTCAACATCGGCGAAATTGAGGGGAGTTTCGACTCATCCCTCTCGGTAGGCGCCAGTTGGAGCACGTCCAAGGCCAATCGCGACCTGATCGGCGCCAACAACGGCGGCAAGGGCTTGTCCCAGACCTCCGATGACGGGCACCTGAACTTCAAGCGCGGAGAAACGTTCTCGAAGATCTTCAAGGGCATCCACGACCTGGAACTGAAGTACGGCGACACCGGTGTGTTTGTGCGTGGCAAGTACTGGTACGACTTTGAACTCAAGGACGAAAGTCGTCCGTTCAAGGACATCAGCGACAACAACCGCAAGGAAGGCGCCAAGTCGTCGGGCGGGCAGATCCTCGATGCGTTCGTCTACCACAACTACTCGATCGCCGATGCGCCGGGTTCGGTGCGTTTTGGCAAGCAGGTAGTGAGCTGGGGCGAAAGCACCTTCATTGGCGGCGGGATCAACTCCATCAACCCGATCGACGTCTCGGCGTTCCGTCGTCCAGGCGCCGAGATCAAGGAAGGCTTGATTCCGGTCAACATGTTCTATGTTTCCCAGACGCTCACCGACAACCTGTCGGCCGAGGCGTTCTACCAGCTGGAATGGGACCAGACCGTTACCGACAACTGCGGCACCTTCTTCTCGCAGCCGGACGTGATTTCCGATGGTTGCAGCAACAACCTGCGGGTGCTGAACAAGCGCTCGACCATTCCAGCGGCGGCCCTGCCGACCCTGGGCGCCCTGGGTGTGGACGTGAACAGCGAGGGCGTGCTGGTGCGCCGTGGCCCGGATCGCGATGCCCGCGACAGCGGCCAGTTCGGCGTGGCCATGCACTACAACTTCGAGCCGCTGGACACCGAGTTCGGCGCCTACTTCATGAACTACCACAGCCGTGCGCCGATCTTCAGTGCGCAGGGCGCGCCATCGGCGGCCTACACCCGTCCATTGGGCCCGCTGGGGGCGTTGCGTCCGCTGATCGTGGCGGGTAGCTCGAACTACTTCGTCGAGTACCCGGAAGATATCCGTCTGTACGGCTTGAGCTTCTCCACCACCTTGCCTACCGGCACCGCGTGGAGCGGTGAGTTGAGCTACCGTCCGAATGCGCCGGTGCAGTTGAGCACCACCGACATCCTGTTTGCCGGCGTTACGCCGATCCCGGGTTTTGGCAATGCGTCCGTGCTCAAGGGTACGCCAGGCCAGGACCTGCACGGCTACAACCGCAAGGAAGTGACCCAGTTCCAGACCACCTTCACGCACTTCTTCGACCAGGTGATGGGCGCCAGCCGCCTGACCACCGTCGGTGAAATCGGCGTGACTCACGTGGGTGGCCTGGAAAGCAAATCCCAGGCGCGCTACGGCCGCGATCCGGTTTTTGGCCCAGGCACCCTGCCAGGCGGGTTCTGCAACGCGCTCAACAACTCCACCGCCAACGGGGCCGGCTTGCCCAACGCGGCGGGCCTGAACACCAACTGCAACAACGACGGCTACACCACCGCCACTTCCTGGGGCTACCGCGCCCGTGCCATCTGGGAGTACCCGGACGTGTTCGCTGGCGTCAACCTCAAGCCCAACGTGGCCTGGTCCCATGACGTCAAAGGTTACTCGCCAGGCCCTGGCGGCAACTTCGAAGAAGGGCGCAAG
- a CDS encoding TMEM165/GDT1 family protein, translating to MLDSLLVPTAIVALAEIGDKTQLLALILAARFRKPWPIIAGIVAATLANHAAAGAVGAWFGSFFSDAVLHWILAASFCATALWTLVPDKLDDDEASTTRKFGPFLTTLIAFFIAEIGDKTQIATVMLAAQYPELWLVIIGTTLGMLIANVPVVLAGNFAAEKLPLTLIRRLAATAFFVLAIVAVYKAMQSSGWI from the coding sequence ATGCTGGATTCACTGCTCGTTCCTACCGCAATCGTTGCCCTGGCCGAAATCGGCGACAAGACGCAACTGCTCGCGCTTATTCTCGCTGCGCGCTTTCGCAAGCCCTGGCCCATCATCGCCGGCATCGTCGCCGCGACCCTGGCCAACCATGCGGCGGCCGGCGCAGTCGGCGCCTGGTTCGGGAGTTTCTTTTCCGATGCGGTGCTGCACTGGATTCTCGCAGCGAGCTTCTGTGCCACGGCGCTGTGGACACTGGTGCCGGACAAACTCGACGATGACGAAGCCAGCACCACGCGCAAGTTCGGGCCATTCCTGACCACGCTGATTGCGTTCTTTATCGCGGAAATCGGTGACAAGACCCAGATCGCCACGGTGATGCTGGCGGCTCAGTATCCGGAGTTGTGGCTGGTGATCATCGGCACCACCCTGGGCATGTTGATTGCCAACGTGCCGGTCGTGCTGGCGGGGAATTTTGCAGCGGAGAAGTTGCCGTTGACGTTGATTCGCCGATTGGCGGCGACGGCGTTTTTCGTGCTGGCGATTGTGGCGGTGTACAAAGCCATGCAAAGCAGTGGCTGGATCTAA
- a CDS encoding LysE family translocator, producing MYVAEFLTVALIHLLAVASPGPDFAVVVRESVTHGRRAGTWTALGVGSAIFLHVGYSLLGIGLIVSQSIVLFNALKWAAAAYLLYIGFKALRAQPAKPAAEGELHREAGERTPRGAFTAGFVTNGLNPKATLFFLSLFTVVINPHTPLAVQAGYGLYLAVATALWFCLVAMLFSQQRVRAGFAKMGHWFDRTMGAVLIAIGVKLAFTSMK from the coding sequence ATGTACGTCGCCGAGTTTTTGACCGTAGCCTTGATTCACTTGTTGGCGGTGGCCAGCCCCGGGCCGGACTTTGCCGTGGTGGTTCGTGAAAGCGTGACCCATGGCCGTCGCGCCGGTACCTGGACGGCGTTGGGCGTCGGTTCGGCGATTTTTCTGCACGTCGGATACTCGTTGCTGGGCATCGGTTTGATCGTGTCCCAGTCCATCGTGCTGTTCAATGCGCTGAAATGGGCGGCAGCGGCCTACCTGCTGTATATCGGCTTCAAGGCGCTGCGCGCGCAACCGGCCAAGCCTGCGGCCGAAGGCGAGCTGCATCGCGAGGCGGGCGAGCGCACCCCTCGCGGCGCGTTCACGGCGGGCTTCGTGACCAACGGCTTGAACCCCAAGGCCACGCTGTTTTTCCTGTCGCTGTTCACGGTGGTGATCAACCCGCACACACCGCTGGCGGTGCAGGCCGGTTATGGCCTGTACCTGGCAGTGGCGACAGCGCTGTGGTTTTGCCTGGTGGCCATGCTGTTCAGCCAGCAGCGCGTGCGCGCGGGCTTTGCGAAGATGGGGCATTGGTTCGATCGCACCATGGGCGCGGTGCTGATTGCGATTGGGGTGAAACTGGCGTTTACCAGCATGAAGTAA
- a CDS encoding M48 family metallopeptidase: MKKSLAVSGLVAAMLLAGCQSVNTTSGGAVGVERKQYMFSMLSSQEVDQMYAQSYQQTLGEASGKGVLDKTSANAKRVQAIANRLIAQAPTFRPDAAQWKWEVNLIKSDEMNANCGPGGKILVYSALIDNLKLTDDELAAVMGHEIAHALREHGREAMSKAYGIEMAKQGAGALFGLGQDSLALADTVANYGMTLPNSRSNENEADLIGLELAARAGYNPNAAITLWNKMAKASEGAPPEFMSTHPASDSRIASLQAAIPKVMPLYQQAKKS; this comes from the coding sequence ATGAAGAAGTCATTGGCGGTAAGCGGGTTGGTTGCAGCGATGTTGCTGGCCGGGTGTCAGTCGGTCAACACCACCAGCGGTGGCGCGGTTGGGGTTGAGCGCAAGCAGTACATGTTCAGCATGCTGTCGAGCCAGGAAGTCGACCAGATGTACGCCCAGTCCTACCAGCAAACCTTGGGTGAGGCGAGCGGCAAAGGCGTGTTGGACAAGACCAGCGCCAACGCCAAGCGCGTGCAGGCCATCGCCAATCGGCTGATCGCCCAGGCACCGACGTTCCGCCCGGATGCGGCGCAATGGAAGTGGGAAGTGAACCTGATCAAGAGCGATGAGATGAATGCCAACTGCGGGCCGGGTGGCAAGATACTGGTGTACAGCGCGTTGATCGACAACCTCAAGCTCACCGATGACGAACTGGCCGCCGTGATGGGCCATGAGATCGCCCACGCCTTGCGTGAACACGGTCGCGAAGCCATGTCCAAGGCCTACGGCATTGAAATGGCCAAGCAGGGCGCCGGCGCGTTGTTCGGGCTGGGCCAGGACAGCCTGGCGCTGGCCGATACCGTGGCCAACTACGGCATGACCTTGCCCAACAGCCGCAGCAACGAGAACGAAGCCGACCTGATCGGCCTGGAGCTGGCCGCCCGCGCCGGCTACAACCCGAACGCGGCGATCACGCTGTGGAACAAGATGGCCAAGGCCTCGGAAGGCGCGCCTCCGGAGTTCATGAGCACCCACCCGGCTTCGGACAGCCGTATCGCCTCGTTGCAGGCGGCAATTCCGAAGGTGATGCCGCTCTACCAGCAGGCCAAGAAGTCCTGA
- a CDS encoding 2-hydroxyacid dehydrogenase, whose protein sequence is MNNRRAVFLDHPSLDLGDLDLSGLRACFSELQLFEQTTPQNVLERLQGAQVVISNKIPLNAQTLAACPELRLILVSATGTNNIDLEAARAHGITVSNCQGYGTPSVAQHTIMLLLNLATRLKDYQRDVAAGKWQQAKQFCLLDYPIVELEGKTLGLLGHGELGSAVARLAEAFGMRVLLGAIPGRPARADRVPLDELLAQVDALTLHCPLNEHTRDFIGARELALLKPGAFVVNTARGGLINEQALADALRSGHLGGAATDVLSVEPPVNGNPLLATDIPRLIVTPHNAWGSREARQRIVGQLSENALGFFNGAPLRVVS, encoded by the coding sequence ATGAACAATCGCCGCGCCGTCTTCCTCGATCACCCCTCCCTGGACCTTGGCGATCTCGACCTCAGCGGCTTGCGCGCCTGCTTCAGCGAGCTGCAGTTGTTCGAGCAGACCACGCCGCAGAATGTGCTCGAACGCTTGCAGGGCGCGCAGGTGGTCATTAGCAACAAAATCCCGCTCAACGCCCAGACCCTGGCGGCTTGCCCGGAGCTCCGGCTGATCCTGGTGTCGGCCACCGGCACCAACAATATCGACCTTGAGGCCGCCCGCGCTCACGGCATCACCGTGAGCAACTGCCAGGGCTACGGCACACCGTCGGTGGCCCAGCATACGATCATGCTGTTGCTCAACCTCGCCACGCGCCTGAAGGACTATCAACGGGATGTGGCTGCGGGCAAATGGCAGCAGGCCAAACAGTTCTGCCTGCTGGACTACCCGATTGTCGAGCTGGAGGGCAAAACCCTCGGCCTGCTCGGGCATGGCGAATTGGGCAGCGCCGTGGCGCGCCTGGCCGAAGCGTTCGGCATGCGCGTGCTGCTCGGCGCGATTCCCGGCCGCCCTGCCCGCGCCGACCGCGTGCCGCTGGATGAGCTGCTGGCACAGGTCGATGCGCTAACCCTGCATTGCCCGCTCAACGAGCACACCCGCGACTTTATTGGCGCGCGCGAACTGGCATTGCTCAAGCCCGGCGCGTTTGTCGTCAACACCGCACGCGGTGGTTTGATCAACGAACAGGCCCTGGCCGATGCGCTGCGCAGTGGGCACCTGGGCGGAGCGGCCACTGATGTGTTGAGTGTGGAGCCTCCGGTCAACGGCAACCCGCTGCTGGCCACTGATATTCCCCGGCTGATCGTCACGCCCCATAACGCCTGGGGCAGCCGTGAGGCGCGGCAACGGATCGTCGGGCAATTGAGCGAAAACGCGCTGGGCTTTTTCAACGGTGCCCCGCTTCGCGTCGTCAGTTGA